A region of Drosophila suzukii chromosome 2L, CBGP_Dsuzu_IsoJpt1.0, whole genome shotgun sequence DNA encodes the following proteins:
- the LOC108009638 gene encoding lipase 1 yields MRHAIWFLAVLGAYSLYGSTVLGGFVEDTFPASVIEDAQLNTIQLLEKYKHPAETHQVTTEDKYVLTLHRIPRPGAKPVLLVHGLEDTSSTWIVMGPHSGLGYFLYANGYDVWMGNVRGNRYSKGHVKLNPNTDKAYWSFSWHEIGMYDLPAMIDGVLEKTGYQKLSYFGHSQGTTSFFVMASSRPQYNSKIHLMSALAPVAFMKHMKAPLLGMARMGINMFGENFELFPHSSLYLNQCISSAPLLKTCMRFYWQIVGKNREEQNMTMFPVVMGHIPGGCNIRQPLHYIQLQNSDRFCQYDYDPKENQRLYGRLTPPDYRLERITAPVALYYGSNDYLSAVEDVQRLAKLLPNVVENHMYRKWNHMDLIWAISARRSIQPRILQVMQYWEAGGAAKDVTTVTPVEEEVAQLTTGSPVDENLEEDEAAGTIAGNEEQREKVPQDHLEGDLVKAATDPTSEL; encoded by the exons ATGCGACACGCGATCTGGTTTCTCGCAGTGCTCGGGGCTTATTCGCTCTATGGCTCTACGGTTTTGGGTGGATTCGTGGAGGATACCTTTCCAGCGAGTGTGATCGAGGACGCCCAACTGAACACG ATACAACTGCTGGAGAAGTACAAGCATCCAGCGGAAACCCATCAGGTGACCACGGAAGATAAATATGTCCTGACCCTCCATCGCATTCCCCGACCTGGGGCCAAGCCAGTGCTGTTGGTTCACGGCCTGGAGGACACCTCTTCCACCTGGATTGTGATGGGCCCTCACAGTGGCCTGGGTTACTTTCTGTACGCCAACGGATACGATGTCTGGATGGGCAATGTCAGGGGTAATCGCTACTCTAAAGGCCATGTTAAACTCAATCCGAATACGGACAAGGCTTACTGGAGCTTCTCGTGGCACGAGATAGGGATGTACGATCTGCCGGCCATGATCGATGGGGTTTTGGAAAAAACAGGATACCAAAAGCTGAGCTACTTTGGCCACTCCCAGGGAACAACCTCGTTCTTTGTGATGGCTTCGAGTAGACCCCAGTACAACTCCAAGATCCATTTGATGAGCGCTTTGGCCCCTGTGGCCTTTATGAAGCATATGAAGGCTCCACTCCTGGGAATGGCTCGCATGGGCATCAACATGTTTGGTGAAAACTTTGAGCTATTTCCCCACTCGTCCCTGTATCTTAACCAGTGTATTTCCTCCGCCCCCTTGCTGAAGACCTGTATGCGGTTCTACTGGCAGATTGTGGGAAAGAATCGGGAGGAACAAAATATG ACCATGTTCCCGGTGGTGATGGGTCATATTCCCGGCGGCTGCAATATCAGACAACCTCTTCACTACATCCAACTGCAGAACTCAGATCGCTTCTGCCAGTACGACTACGATCCGAAGGAGAACCAACGGCTTTACGGACGTCTCACTCCACCGGATTACCGCCTTGAAAGGATCACTGCTCCGGTGGCCCTCTACTACGGCAGTAATGACTATCTATCTGCGGTGGAGGATGTTCAACGGCTGGCTAAGTTGTTGCCCAATGTGGTGGAGAACCATATGTATCGCAAGTGGAACCATATGGACTTGATCTGGGCTATCAGTGCCAGGCGTTCGATTCAGCCCAGGATTCTGCAGGTGATGCAGTACTGGGAAGCAGGCGGGGCAGCCAAGGACGTCACCACAGTAACACcggtggaggaggaggtggcTCAGTTGACTACGGGATCCCCGGTTGATGAGAACTTAGAAGAGGATGAGGCGGCTGGCACCATCGCTGGAAATGAGGAGCAGCGAGAAAAGGTCCCGCAAGATCACCTTGAAGGTGATCTGGTAAAGGCAGCTACTGATCCCACTTCAGAGCTGTag